In Bacteroides cellulosilyticus, the genomic stretch GGAAAGGTCGTCGCTATAGATCGGATTACCGTCCATACCTAAATACATCAGATCGTGCGCTGCACGCTGAAGAGCAAGTGTTTCTTCAGAAAGAGACATAATGATTTATGATTTATAATTTATGATTTATCAGCTGTTCAATGGCAACGGCCGATCGTCAATTATTTGATTACTTCTATGAGATCCGGATGAATGGTAGCAAGCGCAACGGCAATAACACCTTGTATCTCGATAACCACACGACGATCACGTGCGCCTTTTACTTTCAGGAAAATGCCTTCCTGGCCCTCAAAGTCACCGCCCGTGATACGAACTTTTGTACCTTTGGACAAATTCAGTTCATCAGGTTGGAAATACATGAGATGATCATTGTAAGTACCGGCTACAGCAATAAAACGCTGCATCTCACCATCGGAGATAATGATCTTCTGACCGCTACGGGTATCCGTAATGTATTGCAAATAGCTTACCTGTGATTTGATACGCTTCACCTCAGAAGGACGGGCATGGACAAAAAGCAGGTTATGTACAACGGGAACTAGAGCACGGACTTTCTTACCTTTCTTTATGCTGATCTTATATTGCATGGGAACGAAACAGCCCAACCTTTCTTTTTCAAGCAGACGCATCGCATCAGGCTCTCTACGGTAGGTGGCACGCATGGCGTACCATATTTCGCTATCTTTATCCGCTTCCATTCGATGATTTCATTCAGAAAAGGGTGTTCCTTCGGGGCTTTGACACCCTCGCATACACTTGAGTTTCAATCACTTGCGAACACTTTATGTAAGATACGGCAAGTTTTGTGTTCCTCTTGCCAATTGTTTTTTCGTAGCTGTTCATCACCTCAATTATCTTGCAGGTAAAGAGCTATAAACGAACTAATTACAGACAAAAAGCGTCTTTTTATCGTTCGTTTAATGTGCGTCAAGATTTAGAAAATTCGAAAGAAAGAAATGAGAATAAAATGAATAGATATTAACTAATATTTTCAGAACTTTTTTATCGCTTATAATCAAATAGTTAGGATAATTTATACCTGATTAGAAAAAGATTTTTTATCAAACATTTTGTCATTCAAAAAAACACCTATATCTTTGCGCACATTAAACGAACGTTTTTTGGACACCTATAAAAAGCACAAATAACATACTGTTTTTCAACTAATTATCTTCATTTTAAAACTTATTTTATCATATTTTCTCCCCATAATCATCTGTTATTCAAGTTAATTTTATACTTTCGCAATTTTTAACCATGTTAATATCAATTAACGGGTATATAATCATTAAAACCATGACAGAAATTAAAAAAGCAAAAAGCTGAACAAGAATCAGCAGAGAAGTAAATCATACAAATCTGGAAAT encodes the following:
- a CDS encoding UpxY family transcription antiterminator, with the protein product MEADKDSEIWYAMRATYRREPDAMRLLEKERLGCFVPMQYKISIKKGKKVRALVPVVHNLLFVHARPSEVKRIKSQVSYLQYITDTRSGQKIIISDGEMQRFIAVAGTYNDHLMYFQPDELNLSKGTKVRITGGDFEGQEGIFLKVKGARDRRVVIEIQGVIAVALATIHPDLIEVIK